In the Pseudomonas sp. DTU_2021_1001937_2_SI_NGA_ILE_001 genome, one interval contains:
- a CDS encoding HAMP domain-containing sensor histidine kinase — translation MIRAADTLFARLFGGALAAIVLAHLLAFAWFTYYGQQPPPRHEPPPHFQAQEAHGPPFDHRPPAPGERPRPPLLGGPIVPLVFQLITLVVAAWYGAKALANPVQRLSEAAERLSENLDSPPLTITGPREARQAAQTFNLMQQKIRDQLQQRGRMLAAVSHDLRTPLARLKLRVEQIDDTRLHDQMSQDLNDMIGMIDATLSYFNQNRQSEAMQQFDVQALIESLAENAQDNGDDVTYQGICRPLKTQPMALRSCLHNLIDNALRYAGSAHVDILEEAEQVRIAVIDHGPGITAHFHEAVFEPFYRLEGSRNRNSGGVGMGMTIARDAARRMGGDLKLAETPGGGLTAILHLPRA, via the coding sequence GTGATCCGCGCCGCCGACACCCTCTTCGCACGGCTGTTCGGCGGGGCGCTGGCGGCCATCGTGCTGGCCCACCTGTTGGCCTTTGCCTGGTTCACCTACTACGGACAGCAGCCACCCCCTCGCCACGAGCCGCCGCCCCATTTCCAGGCTCAAGAAGCGCACGGGCCGCCGTTTGACCACCGGCCGCCGGCCCCAGGCGAACGCCCCAGGCCGCCGCTGCTCGGGGGGCCGATCGTGCCGCTGGTCTTCCAGTTGATCACCCTGGTCGTCGCCGCCTGGTACGGCGCCAAGGCGCTGGCCAACCCGGTGCAGCGTCTCAGCGAAGCCGCCGAGAGACTCTCGGAGAACCTCGACAGCCCGCCGCTGACCATCACCGGTCCGCGCGAAGCCCGCCAGGCCGCACAGACCTTCAACCTGATGCAGCAGAAGATCCGCGATCAGTTGCAGCAGCGCGGGCGCATGCTCGCGGCTGTTTCCCACGACCTGCGCACTCCGTTGGCACGCCTGAAGCTGCGCGTCGAACAGATCGACGATACCCGCTTGCACGACCAGATGAGCCAGGACCTCAACGACATGATCGGCATGATCGACGCGACCCTGAGCTACTTCAACCAGAACCGCCAGAGCGAGGCCATGCAGCAGTTCGACGTGCAGGCCCTGATCGAGTCGCTCGCCGAAAACGCCCAGGACAACGGCGACGACGTGACCTACCAGGGGATCTGCCGCCCGCTCAAGACCCAGCCCATGGCCCTGCGTTCCTGCCTGCACAACCTGATCGACAATGCCTTGCGCTACGCCGGCAGCGCCCATGTGGACATTCTGGAAGAGGCTGAACAGGTGCGTATCGCGGTGATCGATCATGGGCCTGGTATCACCGCGCACTTCCACGAGGCGGTGTTCGAGCCCTTCTACCGCCTGGAAGGCTCGCGCAATCGCAACTCGGGAGGGGTCGGCATGGGCATGACCATCGCCCGCGACGCGGCACGACGGATGGGCGGCGACCTGAAACTCGCTGAAACGCCAGGCGGCGGCCTGACCGCGATCCTGCACTTGCCCCGGGCCTGA
- a CDS encoding response regulator, which produces MQAFTDSPADDSTPEQRWITRALIVDDDVAIRELLCDYLARFNIQARGVTDGVQMRQALAEGNFDVVVLDLMLPGEDGLSLCRWLRSTSDVPILMLTARCEPTDRIIGLELGADDYMAKPFEPRELVARIQTVLRRVRDDRSDQRTTIRFDAWRLNSVLRQLIAPDGLVVPLSNAEFRLLRVFLERPHRVLSREQLLDAARGRSIEAFDRSIDLLVSRLRQKLGDDPKNPQLIKTVRGEGYLFDARELA; this is translated from the coding sequence ATGCAAGCATTCACCGACAGCCCCGCCGACGACTCGACCCCAGAACAACGCTGGATCACCCGCGCCTTGATCGTCGATGACGACGTGGCGATCCGTGAACTGCTCTGCGATTACCTGGCGCGCTTCAATATCCAGGCGCGTGGCGTAACCGACGGCGTGCAGATGCGCCAGGCCCTGGCCGAGGGCAACTTCGACGTGGTGGTGCTCGACCTCATGCTGCCCGGCGAGGACGGCCTGTCGCTGTGCCGCTGGCTGCGCAGCACCTCGGACGTGCCGATCCTGATGCTCACCGCGCGCTGCGAGCCCACCGACCGCATCATCGGCCTGGAACTGGGCGCCGATGACTACATGGCCAAGCCCTTCGAGCCTCGCGAACTGGTCGCACGCATCCAGACCGTGCTGCGCCGGGTACGCGACGACCGCAGCGACCAACGCACCACCATCCGCTTCGATGCCTGGCGGCTGAACAGCGTGCTGCGCCAGCTGATCGCCCCGGATGGCCTGGTGGTGCCGCTGTCCAACGCCGAATTCCGCCTGCTGCGGGTGTTCCTCGAGCGCCCGCATCGAGTGCTCAGCCGCGAACAGTTGCTCGACGCCGCCCGCGGACGCTCCATCGAGGCCTTCGACCGCAGCATCGACCTGCTGGTCTCGCGCCTGCGCCAGAAGCTCGGCGACGACCCGAAGAATCCGCAACTGATCAAGACCGTGCGCGGCGAAGGCTACCTGTTCGATGCACGGGAGCTGGCGTGA
- a CDS encoding AI-2E family transporter → MLNNDRLLVQILLLALLGACFWVMAPFWSALVWGAVLAFASWPLMRLLTRLCRGRESVAATLMCLGWLILVAAPLVWLGFNLADHVRDATNFIRDVQVDGLPDPPAWLAGLPLVGERLVGFWNTIDEQGAAMMAAVKPYLGQVGNWLLARSAQIGGGILELSLSIVFAFFFYRDGPRLAAFVLRLLERLIGDRAQEYLDLVAGTVQRVVNGVIGTAAAQALLALIGFLIAGIPGALVLGILTFLFSLIPMGPPLVWIPATAWLVWQGEYGMAVFMGLWGTFVISGVDNVLKPYLISRGGNLPLVIVLLGVFGGLLAFGFIGLFIGPTLLAVAYSLLTNWVEEARRPSRV, encoded by the coding sequence ATGCTCAATAACGACCGTCTGCTGGTGCAGATTCTGCTGCTGGCCTTGCTGGGGGCGTGCTTCTGGGTGATGGCGCCGTTCTGGTCGGCACTGGTCTGGGGCGCGGTGCTGGCCTTCGCCAGTTGGCCGCTGATGCGCCTGTTGACCCGCTTGTGCCGGGGCCGGGAAAGCGTGGCGGCGACGCTGATGTGCCTGGGCTGGCTGATCCTGGTGGCCGCCCCCTTGGTGTGGTTGGGTTTCAACCTCGCCGATCACGTTCGTGATGCCACCAATTTCATTCGTGACGTGCAGGTCGACGGCCTGCCGGACCCGCCCGCGTGGCTGGCCGGTCTGCCGCTGGTGGGTGAGCGCCTGGTGGGTTTCTGGAACACCATCGACGAGCAGGGCGCGGCGATGATGGCGGCGGTCAAGCCTTACCTGGGCCAGGTCGGCAACTGGCTGCTGGCGCGCAGCGCGCAGATTGGCGGCGGCATTCTCGAACTGAGCCTGAGCATTGTCTTCGCGTTCTTCTTCTACCGCGACGGGCCGCGCCTGGCAGCCTTCGTACTGCGCCTGCTGGAGCGCTTGATCGGCGATCGTGCCCAGGAATACCTCGACCTGGTGGCCGGCACGGTACAGCGGGTCGTCAATGGGGTGATCGGTACCGCAGCGGCCCAAGCGCTGCTGGCGCTGATCGGCTTTCTCATCGCCGGCATTCCCGGTGCGCTGGTACTGGGCATTCTGACTTTCCTGTTCAGCCTGATCCCCATGGGGCCGCCGCTGGTGTGGATTCCCGCCACCGCCTGGCTGGTCTGGCAGGGCGAGTACGGCATGGCGGTGTTTATGGGCCTGTGGGGGACGTTCGTCATCAGTGGCGTGGACAACGTGCTCAAGCCTTACCTGATCAGCCGCGGCGGCAACCTGCCACTGGTCATCGTGCTGCTCGGAGTGTTTGGTGGCCTGCTGGCCTTCGGCTTCATTGGCCTGTTCATCGGCCCGACCTTGCTGGCGGTGGCCTACAGCCTGCTGACCAACTGGGTGGAGGAGGCACGGCGTCCGTCTCGCGTCTGA
- a CDS encoding DUF4389 domain-containing protein: MLVFLVVWQLAEIVLAGVVLLQLGYRLFYGAPSASLMSFGDSLSQFLAHIGRFGTFHTDQKPWPFADWPTPRAPQGEAPHEVPPAAHPVRDEEPKL, translated from the coding sequence ATGCTGGTGTTCCTGGTGGTCTGGCAACTGGCGGAAATCGTCCTTGCCGGCGTAGTCCTGCTGCAACTGGGCTACCGGCTGTTCTACGGCGCCCCCAGCGCCAGTCTGATGAGCTTCGGCGACAGCCTGAGCCAGTTCCTCGCCCATATCGGTCGTTTCGGCACCTTCCATACCGACCAGAAGCCCTGGCCGTTCGCCGACTGGCCGACGCCGCGCGCCCCGCAAGGCGAGGCGCCGCATGAGGTGCCGCCCGCCGCCCACCCGGTGCGTGACGAGGAACCCAAGCTATGA
- the xopAW gene encoding XopAW family type III secretion system calcium-binding effector yields MINGISSGYSSYTSSSTLASTQSKRFQETLLSKLDADEDGSVSQEELSSALSSDSKDGITVSLSQAFSSLDSDDDDNLSAEELAAFAPPAPPKEGFDASALAEGLLGALDSDSDGAISSDELTTGLSAAGSSADSSKVFDALDTNKDGSVSIEELTAALQPQQPPGGMPPATPQGQASSNLDSEGLFSALDTDDESSASELSQADNTQTSNANPMSAQALNRMIAALGERYDTEGSQKAGRYLNTAA; encoded by the coding sequence ATGATCAATGGAATCAGTAGCGGTTATTCCAGCTATACCAGCAGCAGCACCCTCGCCAGCACTCAGAGCAAGCGCTTCCAGGAAACGCTGTTGAGCAAACTGGATGCCGATGAAGATGGCAGTGTCAGCCAGGAAGAGCTCAGCTCTGCACTGAGCAGCGACAGCAAGGACGGTATCACCGTCAGCCTGAGCCAGGCGTTCAGTTCGCTGGACAGCGACGATGACGATAACCTGAGCGCCGAGGAACTCGCCGCCTTCGCCCCACCGGCGCCACCGAAGGAAGGCTTCGACGCCTCGGCGCTGGCTGAAGGTCTGCTGGGTGCGCTGGACAGCGATAGCGACGGCGCGATCAGCAGCGACGAGCTGACCACCGGCCTGAGCGCCGCCGGCAGCAGCGCGGACAGCAGTAAAGTGTTCGATGCGCTGGACACCAATAAGGATGGCAGTGTCAGCATCGAAGAACTCACTGCTGCACTGCAGCCGCAGCAACCGCCTGGCGGCATGCCACCTGCCACTCCACAAGGCCAGGCAAGCAGCAACTTGGACAGCGAAGGCCTGTTCAGTGCCCTGGACACTGACGATGAAAGCAGCGCCAGCGAGTTGAGCCAGGCTGATAACACTCAGACCAGCAACGCCAACCCGATGAGCGCACAAGCCCTGAACCGGATGATCGCCGCCCTGGGCGAGCGCTATGACACCGAGGGTTCGCAGAAGGCCGGCCGCTACCTGAATACCGCGGCCTGA
- a CDS encoding DUF4892 domain-containing protein, with product MKSAVRRFSAFLLPLCLSLPTTLQAVDVAGSRDLDIVPRPLDTEIVDYRAPAEQERTYPLGSIRKISGQVRYDGQVLARGQLQSVTYELPPGHTSNDAFEAARQALQARSAELLFWCQARDCGESSLWANQVFGNARLYGADERQAYLLLRLAEPEQDTLVALYAITRGNRRAYLHVEQLAAQAPLGDLLPTAATLMRQLRSSGSLELARLKGDPQDNWVMALARGLNLDSSLRVTLAGAHAEAWREALIAKGVRAARLEVAEAQKPGLRLEVIR from the coding sequence ATGAAGAGCGCAGTGCGCAGGTTCAGCGCCTTTCTTCTGCCTTTGTGCCTGTCGCTGCCGACCACGCTGCAGGCCGTTGACGTTGCCGGCAGCCGCGACCTGGATATCGTGCCCCGGCCCCTGGATACCGAGATCGTCGACTACCGCGCACCGGCCGAGCAGGAGCGTACCTATCCGTTGGGTTCGATCCGCAAGATCAGCGGGCAGGTGCGCTACGACGGCCAGGTTCTGGCACGCGGGCAACTGCAGTCGGTGACCTACGAACTGCCTCCCGGCCACACCTCCAATGATGCGTTCGAGGCCGCTCGCCAGGCGCTGCAGGCACGCAGTGCCGAATTGCTGTTCTGGTGCCAGGCCCGCGACTGTGGTGAAAGCAGCCTGTGGGCCAATCAGGTATTCGGCAACGCGCGGCTGTATGGCGCCGACGAGCGCCAAGCTTATCTGCTGCTGCGCCTGGCCGAGCCTGAGCAGGACACCTTGGTCGCGTTATACGCCATCACCCGTGGCAACCGGCGGGCTTACCTGCATGTCGAGCAGCTGGCCGCGCAGGCACCGCTGGGTGACCTGCTGCCGACCGCCGCGACCCTGATGCGCCAACTGCGTAGCAGCGGCAGTCTGGAACTGGCGCGGCTCAAGGGCGATCCGCAGGATAACTGGGTGATGGCCCTGGCCCGCGGACTCAACCTCGACAGCTCGTTGCGGGTCACGCTTGCGGGCGCTCACGCCGAGGCCTGGCGCGAGGCCCTGATCGCCAAGGGCGTGCGTGCCGCTCGCCTCGAAGTGGCCGAGGCACAGAAGCCTGGCCTGCGCCTTGAGGTAATCCGCTAG
- the sixA gene encoding phosphohistidine phosphatase SixA, with amino-acid sequence MKLWILRHGQAQNQARSDAERELTTEGREQARSSALHLQGRSLQRILVSPYVRAQQTADEVQQVLAVDIPRLTVNWLTPDSPPAEALAQLEALGLDEVLLVSHQPLVGCLVGLLAHGSVQDAAPMGTASLAELEGDFLLAGSLRLQGIRHV; translated from the coding sequence ATGAAGCTGTGGATCTTGCGCCACGGGCAGGCGCAGAACCAGGCACGTAGCGACGCCGAGCGTGAGCTGACCACCGAAGGCCGCGAGCAGGCGCGCAGCAGCGCCCTGCACCTGCAGGGCCGGTCGCTGCAGCGCATCCTGGTCAGCCCTTATGTGCGTGCACAGCAGACCGCCGACGAAGTCCAGCAGGTACTGGCTGTCGATATCCCCCGGCTCACGGTGAACTGGTTGACCCCGGACAGCCCACCGGCCGAGGCACTGGCCCAGCTCGAAGCGCTGGGTCTGGACGAGGTGCTGCTGGTCAGCCACCAGCCGTTGGTGGGCTGTCTGGTGGGCCTGCTCGCGCATGGCAGCGTGCAGGATGCGGCGCCCATGGGCACGGCCAGCCTGGCAGAGCTGGAGGGCGATTTCCTGCTGGCCGGCAGCCTGCGCCTGCAGGGCATTCGCCACGTATAA
- a CDS encoding alpha/beta hydrolase — translation MSQPVFFAHANGFPSGTYGKLFAALAPEFSVEHLEQHAHDPRFPVNDNWLNLVDELLHHLRERGQPVWGVGHSLGGLLHLHAALRCPELYRGVVMLDSPVLGLTDQWLIRLAKRLGFIDRITPAGRTLGRREAFESLDAARAYFASKQLFRRFDPECLEAYLQHGLRQEGETFRLRFDPATEISIYRSIPHASPRPARLLDVPLAMVRGRQSRVVMPHHGLQARRLRRGEYLSMPGGHMFPLEHPLETAALLKTLFERWSQGAGMHAERRP, via the coding sequence ATGTCGCAACCGGTGTTCTTCGCCCACGCCAACGGCTTTCCCTCGGGCACCTACGGCAAGCTGTTCGCGGCGCTGGCGCCGGAGTTCAGCGTCGAGCACCTGGAGCAGCACGCCCACGACCCGCGATTTCCGGTCAACGACAACTGGTTGAACCTGGTCGACGAACTGCTCCACCACCTGCGCGAACGGGGCCAGCCGGTGTGGGGCGTGGGCCATTCGCTGGGCGGCCTGCTGCATCTGCATGCCGCGCTGCGGTGCCCCGAGTTGTATCGCGGGGTGGTGATGCTCGACTCTCCGGTGTTGGGCCTCACTGACCAGTGGCTGATCCGCCTGGCCAAGCGCCTGGGGTTCATCGATCGCATCACCCCGGCCGGGCGCACCCTGGGGCGTCGCGAAGCCTTCGAAAGCCTGGATGCGGCCAGGGCCTATTTCGCCAGCAAGCAGCTGTTCCGGCGCTTCGATCCCGAGTGCCTGGAAGCCTACTTGCAGCACGGCCTGCGCCAGGAGGGCGAAACCTTCAGGCTGCGTTTCGACCCGGCCACGGAAATCAGCATCTATCGCAGCATTCCCCACGCCAGCCCAAGGCCCGCCAGGCTTCTGGACGTGCCGCTGGCCATGGTCCGTGGCCGGCAGAGCAGGGTGGTGATGCCGCATCATGGCCTGCAGGCCAGGCGTCTGCGACGTGGCGAGTACCTGTCGATGCCGGGAGGACACATGTTTCCACTCGAACACCCGCTGGAGACCGCCGCCCTGCTCAAGACGCTGTTCGAGCGTTGGAGCCAGGGGGCGGGCATGCATGCAGAGCGTCGTCCATGA
- a CDS encoding hotdog fold thioesterase, translating into MTLWRETPQIDAINAAGAKTIAAMLDIRFESFDDDTLTASMVVDPRTHQPFGLLHGGASVVLAESLGSMASYLVIDPTKFFCVGLEVNANHVRGVRSGRVTGVVRPVHIGRTTHVWDIRISNDEGKLCCISRLTVAVVPHGQEPPAR; encoded by the coding sequence ATGACCCTATGGCGTGAAACTCCGCAGATCGATGCAATCAACGCCGCCGGTGCCAAGACCATCGCCGCCATGCTGGACATCCGTTTCGAATCCTTCGACGACGACACGCTGACCGCGAGCATGGTGGTCGACCCGCGCACCCACCAGCCGTTCGGCCTGTTGCATGGTGGGGCTTCGGTGGTGTTGGCCGAGTCCCTGGGGTCGATGGCCAGCTACCTGGTCATCGACCCCACGAAGTTTTTCTGCGTGGGGCTGGAAGTCAACGCCAACCATGTGCGCGGCGTGCGCAGCGGACGTGTCACGGGTGTGGTGCGCCCGGTACACATCGGCCGCACCACCCATGTCTGGGATATCCGCATCAGCAACGACGAGGGCAAGCTGTGCTGCATTTCGCGGCTGACCGTCGCCGTCGTGCCGCATGGCCAGGAACCACCTGCGCGCTGA
- a CDS encoding alpha/beta hydrolase, with the protein MNTRVEEVRIDLGHIELAAHLYGPEHGQPVIALHGWLDNANSFARLAPQLQGLRIVALDLAGHGHSGHRPPGTGYSLPDYVQDVLQVARQLGWQRFSLLGHSLGAIIAVLLAGAVPDKVTRLALIDGLLPLTDEATDAPARLGEALLAQLALADKKKPVYGDCERAVLARMSGRLAVSREAAELLAQRGLMPVPGGYTWRSDSRLTLPTPVRFTLPQAMAFVRRLSCPGLLVVAEGGLLAPRLEQLDGLPLEVCQLPGGHHLHLDDEVGACAVAHCFNRLFADS; encoded by the coding sequence ATGAACACCCGCGTGGAAGAGGTGCGCATCGACCTGGGGCATATCGAGCTGGCGGCGCATCTGTATGGTCCTGAACACGGCCAGCCGGTGATCGCCCTGCATGGCTGGCTGGACAACGCCAACAGCTTTGCGCGATTGGCTCCGCAACTGCAGGGCCTGCGCATCGTGGCCCTGGACCTGGCCGGACATGGTCATTCCGGGCACCGTCCACCCGGTACGGGCTACAGCCTGCCCGACTACGTGCAAGACGTATTGCAGGTGGCCAGGCAACTGGGTTGGCAGCGCTTCTCCCTGCTCGGCCATTCGCTGGGCGCCATCATTGCCGTGCTGCTGGCCGGGGCTGTGCCAGACAAAGTCACACGCCTGGCGCTCATCGACGGGCTGCTACCGCTTACCGACGAGGCCACCGATGCGCCCGCCCGGCTGGGTGAGGCGTTGCTGGCGCAACTGGCCCTGGCCGACAAGAAAAAGCCCGTCTACGGTGATTGCGAACGGGCTGTGCTGGCGCGCATGAGCGGGCGGCTGGCGGTCAGCCGCGAAGCCGCCGAGCTGCTGGCCCAGCGCGGATTGATGCCGGTGCCAGGCGGTTACACCTGGCGTAGCGACAGTCGGCTGACCCTGCCCACCCCGGTGCGTTTCACCCTGCCGCAGGCCATGGCCTTCGTGCGGCGCCTGTCGTGCCCGGGCCTGCTGGTGGTGGCCGAGGGTGGCCTGCTGGCGCCGCGCCTGGAGCAACTCGACGGCCTGCCCCTGGAGGTCTGCCAACTACCAGGCGGCCATCACCTGCATCTGGATGACGAGGTCGGTGCCTGCGCTGTCGCACACTGTTTCAATCGTTTGTTCGCCGATTCTTGA